One Urocitellus parryii isolate mUroPar1 chromosome 9, mUroPar1.hap1, whole genome shotgun sequence DNA segment encodes these proteins:
- the Adss2 gene encoding adenylosuccinate synthetase isozyme 2 isoform X1 encodes MSFVENNPAASSLPNGDCGRPRARPGGNRVTVVLGAQWGDEGKGKVVDLLAQDADIVCRCQGGNNAGHTVVVDSVEYDFHLLPSGIINPNVTAFIGNGVVIHLPGLFEEAEKNVQKGKGLEGWEKRLIISDRAHIVFDFHQAADGIQEQQRQEQAGKNLGTTKKGIGPVYSSKAARSGLRMCDLVSDFEGFSERFKVLANQYKSIYPTLEIDIEGELQKLKGYMERIKPMVRDGVYFLYEALHGPPKKILVEGANAALLDIDFGTYPFVTSSNCTVGGVCTGLGMPPQNVGEVYGVVKAYTTRVGIGAFPTEQDNEIGELLQTRGREFGVTTGRKRRCGWLDLVLLKYAHMINGFTAFSFKNLFSSQFTGNF; translated from the exons ATGTCGTTCGTCGAGAACAACCCAGCTGCTTCCTCTTTGCCCAACGGTGACTGCGGCCGTCCCAGGGCGCGGCCCGGAGGGAACCGAGTGACCGTAGTGCTCGGCGCGCAGTGGGGCGACGAGGGCAAAGGAAAGGTGGTGGATCTGCTGGCGCAGGACGCCGACATCGTATGCCGCTGCCAG ggAGGAAATAATGCTGGCCATACAGTTGTTGTAGATTCTGTGGAATATGATTTTCATCTTTTACCCAGTGGGATAATTAATCCAAATGTCACAGCATTCATTG GAAATGGTGTGGTAATTCATCTACCTGGATTGTttgaagaagcagagaaaaatgttcaaaaaggaaaag gtCTAGAAGGCTGGGAAAAGAGGCTTATCATATCTGACAGAGCTCATATTG taTTTGATTTTCATCAAGCAGCTGATGGTATCCAGGAACAACAGAGACAAGAACAAGCAGgaaaaaa tttggGTACCACAAAAAAGGGCATTGGCCCAGTTTATTCTTCCAAAGCTGCTCGGAGTGGACTTCGGATGTGCGATCTTGTTTCTGACTTTGAAGGCTTCTCTGAGAG GTTCAAGGTTCTAGCTAACCAGTACAAATCTATATATCCTACTTTGGAAATAGACATTGAAGGTGAATTACAAAAACTCAAG GGTTATATGGAAAGGATTAAACCAATGGTGAGAGATGGAGTTTATTTCCTATATGAGGCCCTACATGGACCACCAAAGAAAATCTTGGTAGAAGGTGCAAATGCAGCATTGTTAGATATTGATTTTG ggACTTACCCTTTTGTAACTTCTTCAAACTGTACTGTTGGAGGTGTTTGTACAGGTTTGGGTATGCCACCTCAAAATGTTGGTGAAGTGTATGGAGTTGTGAAAGCTTATACCACAAGAGTTGGTATTGGTGCCTTTCCTACAGAGCAAGACAAT GAAATTGGAGAATTATTACAAACAAGGGGTAGGGAGTTTGGTGTGACtacaggaaggaaaagaagatgtgGCTGGTTGGACCTTGTTTTACTCAAATATGCTCATATGATCAATGGATTTACTGC attttcctttaaaaacctGTTTTCCAGTCAATTTACTGGGAATTTTTGA